GGGTGGCCGAGTTCTTCCCGCTCGCGCGCTGGACGATCGGTCCGCAGATCCTGGTCAAGAAGAGCTCGCCCTACACGACGTTGGCCTCGCTGCGGGGCAAGACGGTGGCGATTTCGCCGCTCGGCACGCGCTTCGGCGCTGAAGAGGCGGCGATCGAGGCGGCAACCGGTCAGAACATCCGCACGTACTTCAAGCTGAAGCAGACCGACGCCGCGGCGCAGGAGCTGACGCTGGGTCGTGTCGATGCGGCGTTCATCGAGGCGCCGACGACGTATCCGCTGTTGCAGAGCGGTAAGTTCAAGGCGATCTACAGCGTCCACGACGCCTTCCTGAAGGCGTTCGGCGACCCGGCGGTCGTCAACGGCGGCTACATCGCTCGCACCGGCTTCATCTCGGCTGCGTCGGGCTTCGTCCACGATCTCGTCGCTGCGACTCAGGACGCCTGGAACAAGTACGTCCAGGATCCGAGCTCGGTGAACGACGTGGCCTCCAGAGTCAGCGGGATCCCCGCGGCTCAGCTGGCCGTCGTCGGTGACGTCCTCGACCTCAAGGGGATGCCGAAGAGCTTGCGGGCGATCACGCCGCAAGC
Above is a window of bacterium DNA encoding:
- a CDS encoding transporter substrate-binding domain-containing protein; protein product: MKLSRKRVVALAALATVAGVSVFAAAALGGTASKAAGPTYTVCIDIPFHPIFDYLEANTDTYFAHKPYTVKFKVLDATTQVPAFGAGQCNVMTTPPSFIPRVMQQYHLRVAEFFPLARWTIGPQILVKKSSPYTTLASLRGKTVAISPLGTRFGAEEAAIEAATGQNIRTYFKLKQTDAAAQELTLGRVDAAFIEAPTTYPLLQSGKFKAIYSVHDAFLKAFGDPAVVNGGYIARTGFISAASGFVHDLVAATQDAWNKYVQDPSSVNDVASRVSGIPAAQLAVVGDVLDLKGMPKSLRAITPQA